The following proteins are encoded in a genomic region of Acidimicrobiia bacterium:
- the tuf gene encoding elongation factor Tu, translating into MGKAKFERTKPHVNVGTMGHIDHGKTTLTAAITKVLSESGVGGATAFTAFDDIDKAPEERERGITISIAHVEYETANRHYAHVDMPGHADYIKNMITGAAQIDGAILVVSAADGPMPQTREHVLLARQVGVPFIVVYMNKTDMVDDDELLDLVELEVRELLSEYEFPGDELPVIRGSALKALEGGDEASVASVMELMEAVDTYIPVPERDTEKPFQMPIEDVFSITGRGTVVTGKVEQGILKTGTEVEIVGIRPTRKTVVTGVEMFRKLLDEARAGDNVGLLLRGIGKDDVERGQVICIPGSITPHTDFEANVYVLTRDEGGRHNPFFPGYRPQFYFRTTDVTGSVTLPEGTEMVMPGDNTTMTVELINPIAMHEGRDFAIREGGRTVGAGRVTKILK; encoded by the coding sequence CTGCGATTACGAAGGTGTTGTCGGAGTCTGGGGTTGGTGGGGCGACGGCGTTTACGGCGTTTGATGATATTGATAAGGCGCCGGAGGAGCGTGAGCGGGGTATCACGATTTCGATTGCTCATGTGGAGTATGAGACGGCGAATCGTCATTATGCGCATGTGGATATGCCTGGTCATGCTGATTACATCAAGAACATGATTACGGGTGCTGCGCAGATTGATGGGGCGATTTTGGTGGTGTCGGCGGCTGATGGTCCGATGCCGCAGACGCGTGAGCATGTGTTGTTGGCTCGTCAGGTTGGGGTTCCGTTCATTGTTGTGTATATGAATAAGACGGACATGGTTGATGATGATGAGCTTCTTGATTTGGTTGAGTTGGAGGTTCGTGAGTTGTTGTCGGAGTATGAGTTTCCTGGTGATGAGTTGCCGGTGATTCGTGGTTCGGCGTTGAAGGCGCTTGAGGGTGGGGATGAGGCTTCGGTTGCTTCGGTTATGGAGTTGATGGAGGCGGTTGATACGTATATTCCGGTGCCGGAGCGGGATACGGAGAAGCCGTTTCAGATGCCGATTGAGGATGTGTTCTCGATTACTGGTCGGGGGACGGTGGTGACTGGGAAGGTTGAGCAGGGGATTCTCAAGACGGGTACTGAGGTTGAGATTGTTGGGATTCGTCCGACGCGCAAAACGGTGGTGACCGGGGTTGAGATGTTCCGGAAGTTGTTGGATGAGGCTCGGGCGGGTGACAATGTTGGGTTGTTGTTGCGGGGGATTGGGAAGGATGATGTGGAGCGGGGTCAGGTGATTTGTATTCCTGGTTCGATTACTCCGCATACTGATTTTGAGGCGAATGTGTATGTGTTGACTCGGGATGAGGGTGGCCGGCATAACCCGTTTTTCCCTGGGTATCGGCCGCAGTTTTATTTCCGGACGACGGATGTGACTGGGTCGGTGACGTTGCCTGAGGGTACTGAGATGGTGATGCCTGGTGATAACACGACGATGACGGTGGAGTTGATTAATCCGATTGCTATGCATGAGGGTCGTGATTTCGCGATTCGTGAGGGTGGTCGGACGGTTGGTGCTGGTCGGGTCACCAAGATTCTGAAGTAA
- the rpsJ gene encoding 30S ribosomal protein S10, producing the protein MADEGQKIRIRLKAYDHEVVDESARKISETVIRTQAKIKGPVPLPTEIHRYCVIRSPHVNKDSREHFEMRIHKRLIDILEPTPKTVDSLMRLDLPAGVEVEIKL; encoded by the coding sequence GTGGCAGACGAAGGACAGAAGATACGGATCAGGCTCAAGGCCTACGACCACGAGGTGGTCGATGAGTCGGCGCGCAAGATCTCTGAGACGGTTATCCGGACCCAGGCGAAGATCAAAGGGCCGGTTCCGCTCCCAACGGAGATTCACCGCTACTGCGTGATCCGATCACCGCACGTCAACAAGGACTCGCGAGAGCACTTCGAGATGCGCATTCACAAGCGCCTCATCGACATCCTCGAGCCGACGCCGAAGACCGTCGATTCCTTGATGCGTCTCGATCTGCCTGCAGGCGTTGAAGTGGAGATCAAGCTGTGA
- the rplC gene encoding 50S ribosomal protein L3 produces MKAILGEKLGMTQVFDDEARAIPVTVIKAGPCRIVQIKTPETDGYSAIQLSYFEVPAHKLTKAEAGHFGKSGVATSRHLVEIRVDDLSSFEIGQEITIADVLVKGGRADVSGVSKGKGFQGVMKRHNFSGQGASHGVHKVHRAPGSIGACATPARVFKGKKLPGRMGGERTTTLNLEVVEIDSARGLVLLGGSVPGPTGGVVLVREAVKN; encoded by the coding sequence GTGAAAGCGATTCTCGGCGAGAAACTGGGTATGACCCAGGTCTTCGATGATGAGGCGCGGGCGATTCCCGTGACCGTCATCAAGGCTGGGCCGTGCCGTATCGTGCAAATCAAGACACCAGAGACCGACGGCTATTCGGCCATCCAGCTCTCGTACTTCGAGGTTCCTGCCCACAAATTGACGAAGGCTGAAGCAGGTCACTTCGGCAAGTCCGGCGTAGCAACCTCGCGCCATCTCGTCGAGATCCGGGTCGATGACCTCTCCTCGTTCGAGATTGGACAAGAGATCACGATCGCCGATGTGCTGGTCAAGGGAGGCAGGGCTGATGTGTCCGGTGTCTCCAAGGGCAAAGGCTTTCAAGGCGTTATGAAACGCCACAACTTCTCCGGCCAGGGAGCAAGCCACGGCGTCCACAAGGTTCACCGTGCTCCCGGATCGATCGGCGCCTGCGCCACACCTGCCCGGGTGTTCAAAGGCAAGAAGTTGCCGGGTCGCATGGGCGGCGAGCGCACAACGACCCTCAATCTCGAGGTTGTCGAGATCGACAGCGCCCGGGGACTCGTGTTGCTCGGCGGTTCGGTGCCGGGGCCTACCGGCGGGGTCGTGCTCGTCCGTGAGGCGGTGAAGAACTGA
- the rplD gene encoding 50S ribosomal protein L4, with protein MADIKAPLFSADGVSKGEVSLDPAVFGIEPNIPVMHQVVTAQMAAARSGSASTKTRAEVRGGGRKPWRQKGLGRARHGSIRSPQWTGGGVAFGPKPRDFSQRTPKKMKKLALRGALSARASESEIKVIDSFDWIEPKTKNATALLAAIAAGRKILIVLGAGDDVAERSFRNLPNVLTCDSGHVTTYDVLWAETLVFTTETLGSITGLEKFDVTKDDFVKETSSSKSSKTVEVVEEPATAPDDESDEGGEG; from the coding sequence ATGGCAGACATCAAAGCTCCTCTGTTCAGCGCAGACGGCGTTAGCAAAGGCGAGGTCAGCCTGGATCCCGCGGTGTTCGGAATTGAGCCGAACATCCCGGTCATGCACCAGGTTGTGACCGCGCAGATGGCGGCTGCCAGATCCGGTTCGGCATCAACCAAGACCCGTGCAGAAGTGCGCGGTGGTGGTCGGAAGCCATGGCGTCAGAAGGGCCTCGGGCGTGCACGGCATGGCTCGATTCGCTCTCCGCAGTGGACCGGTGGCGGTGTCGCGTTTGGCCCCAAGCCCCGTGACTTCAGCCAGCGGACCCCCAAGAAGATGAAGAAGCTCGCATTACGGGGCGCGCTTTCGGCACGGGCCAGCGAGTCCGAGATCAAGGTGATCGATTCCTTCGATTGGATCGAGCCGAAGACCAAGAACGCAACCGCGTTGCTTGCTGCGATAGCTGCCGGACGGAAGATTCTCATCGTTCTCGGCGCAGGCGACGATGTGGCCGAACGCTCATTCCGAAATCTCCCGAATGTGCTGACCTGCGACTCGGGCCACGTCACGACCTACGACGTCCTCTGGGCAGAAACCCTCGTGTTCACCACCGAGACGCTCGGCTCAATCACCGGTCTCGAGAAGTTCGACGTTACGAAGGACGACTTTGTGAAAGAGACTTCGAGCTCGAAGAGTTCCAAAACCGTGGAGGTTGTAGAAGAACCTGCCACTGCTCCTGACGATGAATCAGACGAGGGGGGTGAGGGCTGA
- the rplW gene encoding 50S ribosomal protein L23 has product MKDPRDIIFEPVVSEKSYDLIEHANTYTFVVDRRANKTEIKEAVKSIFGVKVVSVNTMNKQGKVKRTGWVLGKRPNSKRAMVTLAQGESIDIFGV; this is encoded by the coding sequence ATGAAGGATCCACGCGACATCATCTTCGAGCCGGTGGTTTCCGAGAAGTCTTACGACCTCATCGAACACGCCAATACCTACACGTTCGTCGTCGATCGCCGGGCCAACAAGACGGAGATCAAAGAGGCCGTCAAGTCGATCTTCGGCGTGAAGGTCGTTTCGGTGAACACCATGAACAAGCAAGGCAAAGTGAAGCGGACCGGTTGGGTCCTTGGCAAGCGTCCGAACTCGAAGCGGGCCATGGTGACGCTCGCCCAGGGCGAATCCATCGACATCTTCGGGGTGTAG
- the rplB gene encoding 50S ribosomal protein L2: MPIKKRKPTSPGQRFQTVADFSELTKKKPEKSLLVKQSESAGRNSHGRITSRHRGGGHKRRYRIVDFRRAKDGIPATVAAIEYDPNRNARIALLHYHDGEKRYILAPVGLKIGDKLESGSKAEIRPGNALPLRNIPAGTVVHAIELRPGGGAKMARAAGTSVQLMSKEGDKALLRLPSSEMRLVALDCRATIGQVGNTESELIKIGKAGRNRWKGVRPQSRGVAMNPVDHPLGGGEGRSSGGRHPVSPWGKPEGRTRKKKKASDQYIVRRRSKKGRR, translated from the coding sequence ATGCCGATAAAGAAGAGGAAACCAACTTCACCAGGTCAGAGGTTTCAGACCGTTGCCGACTTCTCGGAACTGACCAAGAAGAAGCCGGAGAAATCGCTGCTCGTCAAGCAGAGCGAGAGCGCAGGGCGCAACTCCCACGGTCGGATTACTTCACGCCACCGTGGTGGCGGGCACAAGCGCCGCTACCGGATCGTCGACTTCCGGCGCGCCAAGGATGGAATCCCGGCCACAGTTGCCGCCATCGAGTACGACCCGAACCGCAATGCGCGGATCGCACTGCTGCACTACCACGATGGTGAGAAGCGGTACATCCTGGCTCCCGTCGGGTTGAAGATCGGAGACAAGCTGGAATCGGGCTCCAAGGCCGAGATTCGCCCCGGCAACGCGCTCCCGCTACGGAACATCCCGGCCGGGACGGTCGTACATGCCATCGAGCTTCGACCCGGTGGAGGGGCCAAGATGGCTCGGGCCGCCGGGACGTCGGTCCAGCTCATGTCGAAGGAGGGCGACAAGGCGCTCTTGCGTTTGCCCTCGAGCGAGATGCGGCTGGTGGCGCTCGATTGCCGGGCAACCATCGGCCAGGTTGGAAACACTGAATCCGAGCTCATCAAGATCGGCAAGGCGGGTCGCAATCGCTGGAAGGGTGTTCGTCCGCAGTCGCGCGGCGTCGCCATGAACCCGGTCGATCACCCGCTCGGTGGTGGCGAGGGCCGCTCATCGGGTGGCCGTCACCCGGTCAGCCCGTGGGGGAAACCCGAGGGGCGTACTCGCAAGAAGAAGAAGGCGAGCGATCAATACATCGTGCGTCGGCGAAGCAAGAAAGGGCGGCGCTGA
- the rpsS gene encoding 30S ribosomal protein S19: MARSLKKGPFVDDHLIGKVEDLNARGEKRVIRTWSRRSTIFPEMVGHTIAVHDGRKHVPVYITESMVGHKLGEFAPTRTFRGHAGSMRKR, translated from the coding sequence ATGGCGCGCAGCCTGAAGAAGGGTCCCTTCGTTGATGATCATCTGATCGGAAAAGTCGAGGACCTCAATGCCAGGGGAGAGAAGCGAGTGATACGCACGTGGAGTCGTCGCTCCACGATCTTTCCCGAAATGGTGGGACATACCATCGCCGTTCATGACGGCCGCAAGCATGTCCCCGTATACATCACGGAGTCGATGGTCGGGCACAAGCTCGGCGAGTTCGCTCCGACCCGCACATTCCGCGGGCACGCCGGTTCGATGAGGAAGCGATGA
- the rplV gene encoding 50S ribosomal protein L22 has protein sequence MKAHAQAKYIRQSPNKVRRVVDLVRGLPVGEARQVLDLTQRRAAGYVRKVLDSAVANAEHNLALDADELFVSEIFADEGPTLKRWRPRARGRATPIHKRTSHITVVVSDGEEE, from the coding sequence ATGAAAGCTCACGCACAGGCCAAATACATCCGGCAGTCGCCCAACAAGGTTCGGCGGGTTGTCGATCTCGTTCGTGGTCTCCCGGTCGGAGAAGCGCGTCAAGTGCTCGACCTGACCCAACGCCGGGCGGCCGGCTACGTACGCAAGGTGCTCGATTCGGCAGTCGCCAACGCCGAGCACAACCTCGCCCTCGACGCCGATGAGCTGTTCGTGTCCGAGATCTTCGCCGACGAGGGTCCGACGTTGAAGCGTTGGCGTCCCAGAGCCCGAGGCCGGGCAACCCCTATCCACAAGCGCACCAGCCATATCACGGTCGTCGTGTCCGACGGCGAGGAGGAGTAA
- the rplP gene encoding 50S ribosomal protein L16, which translates to MLMPKRTKYRKVHRGRRRGPAKGGTRVNFGDYGLQSMEAAWITSRQIESARVAITRAVRRGGKVWINIFPDKPVTAKPAETRMGSGKGAPEFWVAVVKPGRVMFELSGVDEDMAREAMRKAGHKLPVRTRFVTREEG; encoded by the coding sequence ATGTTGATGCCCAAGCGGACGAAGTACCGCAAGGTGCATCGCGGCCGGAGGCGCGGGCCTGCCAAAGGTGGCACCCGTGTCAACTTCGGTGACTACGGCCTCCAGTCGATGGAAGCTGCCTGGATCACCTCCAGGCAGATCGAATCGGCCCGTGTTGCGATCACCCGCGCGGTGCGTCGTGGTGGGAAGGTGTGGATCAACATCTTTCCGGACAAGCCGGTGACGGCCAAGCCCGCCGAGACCCGGATGGGTTCAGGCAAGGGAGCTCCTGAGTTCTGGGTTGCCGTCGTCAAGCCGGGTCGCGTGATGTTTGAGTTGTCCGGAGTCGATGAAGATATGGCCAGGGAAGCAATGCGAAAGGCCGGCCACAAACTGCCGGTCAGGACACGATTTGTGACGCGGGAGGAAGGGTGA